Part of the Azospirillum formosense genome is shown below.
GGCTGATGTCGGCCTCGAAGGGGCCGATGCGGGCCGGGCGCTCGGCGCGCCAGACATGCTCGTAGCTGAGGATGATGCCGGGCTCGTTCTTGAGCTGGTAGTCCCAGCCCTCCGGCCAGCGGGCGCCGGGAACGATGCGGTGCACCGCCTTCTGGGTCTGCTCCGCCAGCGAGGCCGGGCCGACCATGCCGAGGTCCAGGTCGATGCGGTCCACCTGCCGCGTCTCCTCCGCGATCACCGACAGGCGGCCGTACAGCCAGCCGGCGTAGGGACGGTCGGTGGGGTCGGGGATCGGCTTGGTGATGTCGCTGGGGGTGTACATGTTCTGGCCGAAGGCGATGCCGTAGCGCCGCACCCCATGCTCGCCGATCCACGGGACGAGGTTGGCCAGCCAGTCGATGTTGCCGTAGGTCGGGCGGTCGCCGGAGACGTAGTAGAACTGGACTCCGTTCGTGTAGTAACGGTCGGTGCCGCCGCCGAACAGGTCGTTGTCGACCCAGGCACCGATGGACGCACCGGACCGGGGCGTGGTTTCCGCCGGCGGAGCGGTGCCGGTGTTCGGAAGGCTGTCCGCCTCTGGTGCGCTTTGGGCCAGCACCGGCCCCGCCGCCAGCCCGAGAGAAAGGGCGGCGATCACGCTCCAACCTGCACGCACGGCCATAATGGTCGACTTCCCTTCGTTGCCGAGCACCCTAAGATAAGACGCGGGCGCCCTTTGGCGCCTGCACTTTCGGGTGGGGCAAAATGGCTTTCGGAGGGCGGCTTACTGGAAGGCCGCCTCGGCGAAGCTGCGCAGCTTGCGGGAATGCAGCGTCTCCATGCCGTGCTCGCGCAGAAGCTCCATGGCGAACACGCCGATCTTCAGATGCTGGTCCACCCGCTCGCGGTAGAAGCGGTCGGCCATGCCCGGCAGCTTTAACTGCCCGTGCATCGGCTTGTCGGAGACGCAGAGCAGCGTGCCGTAGGGGACGCGGAAGCGGAAGCCGTTGGCGGCGATGGTGGCG
Proteins encoded:
- a CDS encoding lipid A deacylase LpxR family protein, with product MAVRAGWSVIAALSLGLAAGPVLAQSAPEADSLPNTGTAPPAETTPRSGASIGAWVDNDLFGGGTDRYYTNGVQFYYVSGDRPTYGNIDWLANLVPWIGEHGVRRYGIAFGQNMYTPSDITKPIPDPTDRPYAGWLYGRLSVIAEETRQVDRIDLDLGMVGPASLAEQTQKAVHRIVPGARWPEGWDYQLKNEPGIILSYEHVWRAERPARIGPFEADISPHVAGSVGNVLTFGGAGVTMRLGGNMAPPVGALILRPTASIPYQDSVASGAPRPPFSWYVYAGAEGRAVARNIFLDGNSFRDSRSVDKHNFVAAFQLGVALRYGPFGISYAQNFLSPEFEGQKSYSNYGSIRASYRF